The following are encoded together in the Bubalus kerabau isolate K-KA32 ecotype Philippines breed swamp buffalo chromosome 3, PCC_UOA_SB_1v2, whole genome shotgun sequence genome:
- the GABBR1 gene encoding gamma-aminobutyric acid type B receptor subunit 1 has translation MLLLLLLVPLFLRPPGAGGAQTPNATSEGCQIIHPPWEGGIRYRGLTRDQVKAINFLPVDYEIEYVCRGEREVVGPKVRKCLANGSWTDMDTPSRCVRICSKSYLTLENGKVFLTGGDLPALDGARVDFRCDPDFHLVGSSRSICSQGQWSTPKPHCQVNRTPHSERRAVYIGALFPMSGGWPGGQACQPAVEMALEDVNSRRDILPDYELKLIHHDSKCDPGQATKYLYELLYNDPIKIILMPGCSSVSTLVAEAARMWNLIVLSYGSSSPALSNRQRFPTFFRTHPSATLHNPTRVKLFEKWGWKKIATIQQTTEVFTSTLDDLEERVKEAGIEITFRQSFFSDPAVPVKNLKRQDARIIVGLFYETEARKVFCEVYKERLFGKKYVWFLIGWYADNWFKIYDPSINCTVDEMTEAVEGHITTEIVMLNPANTRSISNMTSQEFVEKLTKRLKRHPEETGGFQEAPLAYDAIWALALALNKTSGGGGRSGVRLEDFNYNNQTITDQIYRAMNSSSFEGVSGHVVFDASGSRMAWTLIEQLQGGSYKKIGYYDSTKDDLSWSKTDKWIGGSPPADQTLVIKTFRFLSQKLFISVSVLSSLGIVLAVVCLSFNIYNSHVRYIQNSQPNLNNLTAVGCSLALAAVFPLGLDGYHIGRSQFPFVCQARLWLLGLGFSLGYGSMFTKIWWVHTVFTKKEEKKEWRKTLEPWKLYATVGLLVGMDVLTLAIWQIVDPLHRTIETFAKEEPKEDIDVSILPQLEHCSSKKMNTWLGIFYGYKGLLLLLGIFLAYETKSVSTEKINDHRAVGMAIYNVAVLCLITAPVTMILSSQQDAAFAFASLAIVFSSYITLVVLFVPKMRRLITRGEWQSEAQDTMKTGSSTNNNEEEKSRLLEKENRELEKIIAEKEERVSELRHQLQSRQQLRSRRHPPTPPDPSGGLPRGPPEPPDRLSCDGSRVHLLYK, from the exons atgctgctgttgctgctgctggtgccGCTCTTTCTCCGCCCCCCGGGCGCGGGCGGGGCGCAGACCCCCAACGCCACCTCTGAAG GTTGCCAGATCATACACCCGCCCTGGGAAGGGGGCATCAGGTACAGGGGCCTGACTCGGGACCAGGTGAAGGCTATCAACTTCCTGCCCGTGGACTATGAGATTGAGTATGTGTGCCGGGGGGAGCGCGAGGTGGTGGGGCCCAAGGTGCGCAAGTGCCTGGCCAACGGCTCCTGGACAGATATGGACACGCCCAGCCGCTGTG TCCGAATCTGCTCCAAGTCTTATTTGACCCTGGAAAATGGGAAGGTTTTCCTGACGGGTGGGGACCTCCCAGCTCTGGACGGAGCCCGGGTGGATTTCCGATGTGACCCCGACTTTCATCTGGTGGGCAGCTCCCGGAGCATCTGTAGTCAGGGCCAGTGGAGCACCCCCAAGCCCCACTGCCAGG TGAATCGAACGCCACACTCAG AACGGCGCGCTGTGTACATCGGGGCGCTGTTTCCCATGAGCGGGGGCTGGCCGGGGGGCCAGGCCTGCCAGCCCGCGGTGGAGATGGCGCTGGAAGACGTGAATAGCCGCAGGGACATCCTGCCGGACTATGAGCTCAAGCTCATCCACCACGACAGCAAG TGTGACCCGGGCCAAGCCACCAAGTACCTGTATGAGCTGCTCTACAACGACCCCATCAAGATCATCCTCATGCCTGGATGCAGCTCCGTCTCCACGCTCGTGGCTGAGGCTGCCAGGATGTGGAACCTCATTGTG CTTTCCTACGGCTCCAGCTCACCGGCCCTGTCGAACCGACAACGCTTTCCTACCTTCTTCCGAACTCATCCATCGGCCACACTCCACAATCCCACCCGGGTGAAACTCTTCGAGAAATGGGGCTGGAAGAAGATCGCCACCATCCAGCAGACCACCGAGGTCTTCACCTCG ACTCTGGATGACCTGGAGGAACGGGTTAAGGAGGCTGGAATCGAGATTACCTTCCGTCAGAGTTTCTTCTCGGATCCAGCTGTGCCCGTCAAAAACCTTAAG CGCCAGGATGCCCGGATCATCGTGGGACTTTTCTATGAAACTGAAGCCCGGAAAGTTTTTTGTGAG GTGTACAAGGAGCGGCTCTTTGGGAAGAAGTATGTCTGGTTCCTCATCGGGTGGTATGCTGACAATTGGTTCAAGATCTATGACCCGTCCATCAACTGCACAGTTGACGAGATGACCGAGGCGGTGGAGGGCCACATCACCACTGAGATCGTCATGCTGAACCCGGCCAACACTCGCAGCATTTCCAACATG ACGTCCCAGGAATTTGTGGAGAAACTGACCAAACGACTAAAACGACACCCCGAGGAGACGGGAGGCTTCCAGGAGGCACCCCTAGCCTATGATGCCATCTGGGCCTTAGCACTGGCCCTCAACAAGACGTCCGGAGGGGGTGGCCGTTCGGGCGTGCGCCTGGAAGACTTCAACTACAACAACCAGACCATAACTGACCAAATCTACCGGGCAATGAACTCCTCGTCCTTTGAGGGTGTTTCC GGCCATGTGGTGTTTGATGCCAGCGGCTCTCGGATGGCATGGACGCTCATCGAGCAGCTGCAGG GTGGCAGCTACAAGAAGATTGGCTATTATGACAGCACCAAGGATGACCTTTCCTGGTCCAAAACAGATAAGTGGATTG GAGGGTCCCCTCCAGCTGACCAGACCTTGGTCATCAAGACGTTCCGCTTCCTGTCACAGAAACTCTTTATCTCCGTCTCCGTTCTCTCCAGCCTGGGCATTGTTCTAGCTGTTGTCTGTCTGTCCTTTAACATCTATAACTCCCATGTCCG TTATATCCAGAACTCACAGCCCAACCTGAATAATCTGACTGCTGTGGGCTGCTCACTAGCGTTAGCCGCCGTCTTCCCCCTCGGGCTGGATGGTTACCACATCGGGAGAAGTCAGTTCCCCTTCGTCTGCCAG GCCCGCCTTTGGCTCCTGGGTTTGGGCTTTAGCCTGGGCTATGGCTCCATGTTCACCAAGATCTGGTGGGTCCATACAGTCTTCacaaagaaggaggaaaagaaagagtggAGGAAG ACCCTGGAGCCTTGGAAGCTGTATGCCACAGTGGGCCTGCTGGTGGGCATGGATGTCCTCACCCTTGCCATCTGGCAGATCGTGGACCCCCTGCACCGGACCATTGAG ACTTTTGCCAAGGAGGAGCCGAAGGAAGATATTGACGTGTCTATTCTGCCCCAGCTGGAGCACTGTAGCTCCAAGAAGATGAATACATGGCTTG GGATCTTCTATGGTTACAAggggctactgctgctgctgggtATCTTTCTTGCTTATGAGACCAAGAGTGTGTCCACTGAGAAGATCAATGACCACCGGGCTGTGGGCATGGCCATCTACAATGTGGCG GTTCTATGCCTTATCACTGCCCCGGTCACCATGATCCTGTCCAGCCAGCAGGATGCTGCCTTTGCCTTCGCCTCTCTCGCCATAGTTTTCTCCTCCTATATCACCCTGGTGGTGCTCTTTGTGCCCAAG ATGCGCAGGCTGATCACCCGAGGGGAGTGGCAGTCGGAGGCACAGGACACCATGAAGACAGGGTCCTCGACCAACAACAACGAGGAGGAGAAGTCCAGGCTGTTGGAGAAGGAGAACCGCGAGCTGGAGAAGATCATCGCCGAG